Proteins encoded by one window of Panicum virgatum strain AP13 chromosome 7N, P.virgatum_v5, whole genome shotgun sequence:
- the LOC120682924 gene encoding anthocyanidin reductase ((2S)-flavan-3-ol-forming)-like produces MAATGGVRTACVTGGNGYIASALVKMLLQRGYAVKTTVRNPDDRQKNSHLMELQALGPLQILSADLDDEGSFDDAVAGCDYAFLVAAPVNLTSEDPERDQIEPSVRGTLNVMRSCAKAGTVRRVVLTSAASSVCIRPLEGDGHELDEESWSDLDWVAAEKPPSWGYVVSKVLSEKVALRFAQEHGLSLAIACPVLTVGASPAPKVYTSVPASLSMLSGDEAALAMLKGIEKSFGGVPVVDLDDLCRAEVFLAEAEAAASGRYICSSFVTTVVEIARFLADKYPQYTVNIGQDSGGELLEKPRVKLSSAKLVKQGFEFRYKTLDAVYQDVVEYGKALGILPY; encoded by the exons ATggcggccaccggcggcgtGAGGACGGCGTGCGTCACCGGAGGGAACGGGTACATCGCCTCAGCGCTCGTGAAGATGCTGCTGCAGAGGGGATACGCCGTCAAGACGACCGTCAGAAACCCCG ACGACAGGCAGAAGAACTCCCACCTCATGGAGCTGCAGGCGCTCGGCCCCCTGCAGATCCTCAGCGCCGACTTGGACGACGAGGGCAGCTTcgacgacgccgtcgccggctgCGACTATGCCTTCCTCGTCGCCGCTCCGGTGAACCTCACGTCGGAGGATCCCGAG AGAGACCAGATCGAGCCGTCCGTGCGCGGGACCCTGAACGTGATGAGGTCGTGCGCCAAGGCGGGGACGGTGCGGCGCGTGGTCCTGACCTCGGCGGCCTCCTCCGTGTGCATCCGGCCGCTGGAGGGCGACGGCCACGAGCTGGACGAGGAGTCCTGGTCCGACCTGGACTGGGTCGCCGCCGAGAAGCCACCAAGCTGG GGGTACGTCGTCTCCAAGGTGCTCTCGGAGAAGGTGGCGCTCCGGTTCGCGCAGGAGCACGGCCTGAGCCTGGCCATCGCGTGCCCCGTCCTCACCGTcggcgcgtcgccggcgcccaAGGTGTACACGAGCGTCCCCGCCAGCCTCTCCATGCTATCCG GCGACGAGGCGGCGCTGGCGATGCTGAAAGGCATCGAGAAGTCGTTTGGAGGGGTGCCCGTCGTGGACCTGGACGACCTGTGCCGTGCCGAGGTGTTCCtggccgaggcggaggcggcggcgtccgggagGTACATCTGCAGCAGCTTCGTCACCACCGTCGTCGAGATCGCGCGGTTCCTGGCGGACAAGTACCCGCAGTACACCGTGAACATAGGCCAGGA ctccggcggcgagctcctggAGAAGCCGAGAGTGAAGCTGTCGTCAGCGAAGCTGGTGAAGCAGGGGTTCGAGTTCAGGTACAAGACGCTGGACGCGGTGTACCAGGACGTGGTGGAGTACGGCAAGGCCCTTGGGATCCTTCCCTACTAG
- the LOC120683495 gene encoding organic cation/carnitine transporter 4-like: protein MSTEPLLPGAKAAGRRRVGIDEALSAHAGEFGRWQLRHFVLVSAAWALEALHTMVMIFADREPAMACAAAGGAGGGDPCAGAAAGWEWAGGAASSTVAEWGLVCGERYKVGLVQAVFFAGCMIGAGVFGHLSDSFLGRKGSLQVVCVLNAAFGLITALAPNYWAYAALRLLTGFSTGSVGVLAFILATEPIGPSRRGAAGMSTFYFFSGGIAALAGVAALFPRSWRTLYVVTSLPSLAFAAAVVPFVSESPRWYLVRRRADDAMRVVRAIAAANGRTVPDDVALKLDDEDDEEKSVDGSASSGSIVDVFRSRTTRVRLVLSVLINLLSSVVYYGLSLNVVNLKTNLYVSVVANSLAEMPAYLLTALLLDRFGRKPLAIGTMLLAGVFCTAGSLIAGAGIMRVVRMACGVVGIFGVAATYNLLFIYTAELFPTVVRNAALGCTAQAAQMGAIVAPLVVVLGERVPFAVFGASGIVGGLLVFYLPETKNKPLYDTMAGLEEGEKKSLLGLKGVRSTS from the exons atGTCCACGGagcccctcctccccggcgcgaaggcggcgggccggcggcgcgtgggcaTCGACGAGGCGCTGTCGGCGCACGCGGGGGAGTTCGGGCGGTGGCAGCTGCGGCACTTCGTGCTGGTGTCGGCGGCGTGGGCGCTGGAGGCGCTGCACACCATGGTGATGATCTTCGCGGACCGGGAGCCCGCCATGGCctgcgccgcggcgggcggcgccggcggtggcgacccgtgcgcgggcgccgcggccggATGGGAgtgggccggcggcgccgcgtcgTCCACCGTCGCCGAGTGGGGGCTCGTCTGCGGCGAGCGCTACAAGGTCGGGCTCGTCCAGGCCGTCTTCTTCGCCGGCTGCATGATCG GCGCCGGCGTGTTCGGGCACCTCTCGGACTCGTTCCTGGGCCGGAAGGGCTCGCTGCAGGTGGTCTGCGTCCTCAACGCCGCCTTCGGCCTCATCACCGCGCTGGCGCCCAACTACTGGGCCTACGCCGCGCTGCGCCTCCTCACGGGCTTCAGCACCGGCAGCGTCGGCGTCCTCGCCTTCATCCTCGCCACCGAGCCCATCGGCCcctcccgccgcggcgccgcgggcaTGTCCACCTTCTACTTCTTCTCCGGCGGcatcgccgcgctcgccggcgtcgccgcgcTCTTCCCGCGCTCCTGGCGGACGCTCTACGTCGTCACCTCGCTCCCGTCgctcgccttcgccgccgccgtcgtgccctTCGTCTCCGAGTCCCCGCGCTGGTACCTCGTGCGGCGCCGCGCCGACGACGCCATGCGCGTCGTCCGCGCCATCGCGGCCGCCAACGGCAGGACCGTCCCAGACGACGTCGCGCTCAAGctcgacgacgaggacgacgaagaGAAGAGCGTCGACGGCTCGGCGTCCTCGGGCTCCATCGTCGACGTGTTCCGGTCGCGGACCACGCGGGTCCGCCTCGTGCTCTCGGTGCTCATCAACCTCCTCTCGTCGGTGGTGTACTACGGGCTCAGCCTCAACGTGGTCAACCTCAAGACCAACCTCTACGTCAGCGTCGTCGCCAACTCGCTCGCCGAGATGCCCGCCTACCTGCTCACCGCGCTGCTCCTCGACCGTTTCGGGCGGAAGCCGCTCGCCATCGGCACCATGCTGCTCGCCGGCGTCTTCTGCACCGCCGGGAGTCTCATCGCCGGCGCAGGCATCATGAG GGTGGTGCGGATGGCGTGCGGCGTGGTGGGCATCTTCGGCGTGGCGGCGACGTACAACCTGCTGTTCATCTACACGGCGGAGCTGTTCCCGACGGTGGTGCGGAACGCGGCGCTGGGGTgcacggcgcaggcggcgcagaTGGGCGCCATCGTGGCGccgctggtggtggtgctcggggAGAGGGTGCCGTTCGCGGTGTTCGGCGCGTCGGGCATCGTCGGCGGGCTGCTGGTCTTCTACCTGCCGGAGACGAAGAACAAGCCCCTGTACGACACCATGGCCgggctggaggaaggggagaaGAAGAGCCTTCTGGG ATTGAAAGGTGTCAGATCGACGTCGTGA
- the LOC120680544 gene encoding glycine-rich protein 2-like, with amino-acid sequence MAADRVTGTVKWFNGTKGYGFITPDDGGEDLFVHQSSIKAVGYPNVNEGDTVEFTVGADSNGRAKALDVSKPGGERPDGGYGGRGGGYGGGGGDDRGYGGGGGGDRGYGGGGGGDRGYGGGGGGDRGYGGGGGYGGGGDRGYGGGGGYGGGGGGRGCFKCGEEGHMARDCSQNNGGGGGGYGGGGGGRGCYTCGQEGHMARDCSQNGGGGRGCYNCGQDGHIARECPNRN; translated from the coding sequence atggcagcggatcgggtGACCGGGACGGTGAAGTGGTTCAACGGGACCAAGGGGTACGGCTTCATCACCCCCGACGACGGCGGTGAGGACCTCTTCGTCCACCAGTCCTCCATCAAGGCCGTCGGCTACCCCAACGTCAACGAGGGCGACACCGTCGAGTTCACCGTCGGCGCCGACAGCAACGGCCGCGCAAAAGCCCTCGACGTCTCCAAGCCCGGCGGGGAGCGCCCCGACGGTGGgtacggcgggcgcggcggcggctacggcggaggaggtggcgacGACCGCGGCTAcggcggagggggtggcggcgaccgcggctacggcggaggaggtggcggcgaccgcggctacggcgggggtggtggcggcgaccgcggctacggcggaggcggcggctacggaggaggcggcgaccgcggctacgggggaggaggcggttacggcggcggtggaggaggccgggGCTGCTTCAAGTGCGGCGAGGAGGGACACATGGCTCGCGACTGCTCCCAGAAcaacggtggcggcggaggcggctacggtgggggcggaggcggccgcggctgctacacgtgcgGACAGGAGGGCCATATGGCCAGGGACTGCTCccagaacggcggcggcggccgtggctgcTACAACTGCGGCCAGGATGGACACATCGCCCGCGAGTGCCCCAATAGGAACTAG
- the LOC120680680 gene encoding uncharacterized protein LOC120680680 has translation MQHPHLFAMSNTYKASDLHSAFVPSGPFQDLLRGVLTPGPSASDEVFVPHLQPTEGQSASGEALPACSASVVNTEEGVEGYNTDSEEESAYCVDDNDLDAAEDDRIVELGESEDGEDTESGNDGPQKINDDIAVQYEIIPTSLGNCGCASNNQSYKKRKRWPKGTNPSDCRLPRSMGSKPLHSK, from the exons ATGCAACATCCACATTTGTTTGCAATGTCCAACACTTACAAAGCATCAGACCTCCATTCAG CTTTCGTCCCCAGCGGACCTTTCCAAGACCTGCTCCGTGGTGTTTTGACTCCAGGTCCATCTGCTAGTGATGAAGTGTTTGTTCCGCATCTGCAGCCTACAGAAGGACAGTCGGCTAGTGGAGAAG CATTGCCAGCATGCTCTGCATCTGTGGTTAATACTGAGGAAGGAGTTGAAGGGTACAACACTGACAGTGAGGAGGAATCGGCTTATTGTGTAGATGACAACGACCTTGATGCAGCAGAAGATGATAGAATTGTAGAACTTGGTGAATCAGAGGATGGAGAGGATACTGAAAGTGGCAATGATGGTCCACAGAAGATCAATGATGACATTGCAGTGCAATACGAGATAATCCCAACCTCTCTTGGTAATTGTGGATGTGCTTCAAATAATCAGAGTTACAAGAAGAG GAAAAGATGGCCAAAAGGGACAAACCCATCAGATTGTAGGCTTCCCAGGTCCATGGGCTCCAAACCCCTTCACAGTAAATAG
- the LOC120681345 gene encoding uncharacterized protein LOC120681345, protein MDPNSSYRLAARVGAYVKFNDDDGREYCEACNIPKVLDRDSTNWNDLLLDISAEIKLGSKHKLRVTFWDKMSCTYEEITSDQKLLHAIDMYWESRRLSVQVRVLRKDDLEVMHDVGWLESMPCVLQGSTDIPANQIIAQPPLEIASSLVEPSIHNNNEVPWVDDEVEYVGLDDEDPVSDSSDSELDDDGLNREYVGLEDELVVDDAWGCENIVHATDLENPRIEVGITFGDGDTFKKAIRQYAIKGEYEIAAPYSEATRYRAYCKAKGCKWRIHASRLQDERTWKIKKMPHAHTCQSTGKVEKNCMATNHWVKDRVRDWLAKDAIIGAKALQKRLEEQYHLQLSYWVVWDGRKMALEQLKGKWDDSFEHVWSFKAEVEKTNPGSLVDIEPFLGVDSTHLTGKWKGQLASATAIDGNNWMFPVCYSVFGSETTENWSWFFSRLHQAIGSPPGLVISTDAGKGIDSAVTQVFNNGVEHRECMRHLVANFQKRFQGEHVKEIDGIRTIYTNKGHHSCFFSKSYDKGPQEDAI, encoded by the exons ATGGATCCCAATTCATCCTACAGGCTGGCTGCCCGAGTAGGTGCTTATGTGAAAtttaatgatgatgatggtcgTGAATATTGTGAAGCATGTAACATTCCTAAGGTTTTAGACAGGGATAGTACAAATTGGAATGATTTGCTGCTTGACATTAGTGCAGAAATTAAACTTGGCTCTAAACATAAATTACGTGTCACATTTTGGGATAAAATGAGTTGTACTTATGAAGAGATCACTTCTGATCAGAAATTGCTTCATGCAATTGACATGTATTGGGAGTCAAGGAGGCTATCTGTACAAGTCCGTGTTCTGAGAAAGGATGATTTAGAAGTCATGCATGATGTTGGATGGTTGGAGAGCATGCCTTGTGTGTTGCAAGGAAGCACTGATATCCCAGCTAACCAAATTATTGCACAACCCCCACTTGAAATAGCCTCATCCCTTGTAGAGCCTTCTATCCATAACAACAATGAAGTGCCATGGGTGGATGATGAGGTAGAGTATGTTGGTCTGGATGATGAGGACCCAGTTTCTGATTCATCCGACTCTGAACTAGATGATGATGGTCTAAATAGGGAGTATGTTGGCTTGGAGGATGAATTAGTTGTGGATGATGCATGGGGCTGTGAGAATATTGTCCATGCAACTGACTTAGAGAATCCAAGAATAGAAGTTGGTATAACTTTTGGGGATGGCGATACTTTTAAGAAAGCTATAAGACAATATGCAATAAAAGGTGAATATGAAATTGCAGCTCCCTATTCTGAGGCAACACGGTATAGAGCCTATTGCAAGGCTAAAGGGTGCAAGTGGCGGATACATGCGTCACGATTGCAGGACGAGAGGACTTGGAAG ATAAAGAAGATGCCTCATGCTCACACTTGTCAAAGTACAGGAAAAGTTGAGAAGAACTGCATGGCAACAAACCATTGGGTCAAGGATAGAGTTCGTGATTGGCTTGCCAAAGATGCTATAATTGGGGCAAAAGCATTGCAAAAAAGGCTAGAGGAGCAATATCACCTGCAGTTGTCATATTGGGTAGTGTGGGATGGAAGAAAAATGGCTTTGGAACAGCTGAAAGGGAAGTGGGATGATAGTTTTGAACATGTTTGGAGTTTCAAGGCTGAGGTGGAGAAGACCAATCCCGGCAGTTTGGTGGACATTGA ACCTTTTCTTGGTGTGGACTCCACCCATTTGACTGGAAAATGGAAGGGTCAACTTGCATCTGCGACTGCTATTGATGGGAATAATTGGATGTTCCCTGTCTGTTACAGCGTGTTTGGGTCAGAGACAACTGAAAATTGGTCTTGGTTTTTCAGCAGACTTCATCAAGCAATTGGGTCACCTCCGGGATTAGTGATTTCAACAGATGCTGGCAAAGGAATTGATTCTGCTGTTACTCAAGTGTTCAACAATGGGGTTGAGCATAGGGAGTGCATGAGGCATTTAGTTgcaaattttcagaaaagatttCAAGGTGAG CATGTCAAGGAGATTGATGGAATTAGAACCATCTACACCAACAAGGGCCATCACTCCTGTTTCTTCTCCAAGTCCTATGACAAGGGG CCGCAAGAGGATGCTATTTGA